GTAGAGCATCCGGAATTGAAGAACAGTCGCAACGGATATTACACGAGGACGCTGGATACACGGTTTGGGCGGATTGAGGATTTACATGTTCCTCGAGACCGGGAAGGTGAGTTTCAAACCAGCATATTTGAGCCGTATAGTCGGCGAGATGCTTGGTTGGAAGAAACCATCATCGCAATGTACAAGGGCGGTATGAGTACGCGTGAGGTGGGGCAATTCATTGAACGGATGCTTGGTGTTCAATACTCGCCGACCACCATTAGCAACATCACGAATATCGTATTACAGGATGTAGATGCTTGGCGCAAGCGCCCCTTAAAACGACGGTACTCTGTCGTGTACATGGATGGGATGTATGTGGCGCTCAAGCGGGATACCGTGGACAACGAATCCATCTATGTCGTGATGGGAATTGATGAGGATGGACACCGAGAAATCCTTGGCTACTATGTGGGTGGCACGGAGAGCGCTACATCTTGCCGAGAGATTTTCAATGATCTGCGTGCGCGTGGGCTTGAGGAAATCCTGATTGGTGTAGCAGATGGGTTGACCGGACTGCAGGAAGCCTTCTTATCCGTCTACCCGAAGGCCGATTTCCAACGCTGTGTTGTTCACAAATTACGCAACATCATTGTGAAAGTCCGAGCCAAGGACAAGGCAACGGTTCTTGCGGATTTGAAGGGCGTATATTCCAGTGAGACCTACGAGGAAGCGCTAGGATGCTTCAGGCAATTCGAGAGCAAGTGGAACGCGAAGTACCCACGTGAGGTGCAGTCGTGGCGAGAGGACTTGGACAACCTCCTGGTCTTCTATAAGTACCCTGCAGCGATACGGTATGCTATCTATACGACTAACGCGATCGAGCGGACAATTAAGGAAATCCGCAAGAGAGTCAAGCCAATGAATAGCATCGCGAACCTTGAGGCGGCTGAGAAGATCGTGTATCTGTTCGCAACAGGCTATAACGAGAAATGGTCGAAACGCGCCTTGCGGGGATTTGCGGATACAGGTACCCAGAAGCGCCTCCGTGAGATGTTTGCTGAAAGGTACGGTACTGAGGAAACGAAATAAAGCCTGTGGATTTGATGGACAACCCAAGAATAGGGTTGCCCACAAGCTCCACAGGCTCTGCACAGGGGAAGCCGCTTCGCTCCTCCCCTCTGGCCAAAGGCCATTCACCCCTCCCACTCAGGCTGTAAGACGTGAGGGATGGATATATTTACCTTGGTAACGTACAAGACAGCAAGGTGCCTGTTCGGAATATTCAACGAAGAGACTTAAAAAACACGAAGACTCGCAATGATGAGGATCTCCCCTGATTCCTACATGCGGATTTACACAGACTTCTTGACGCTACCTGTCATCCGGGGCATCTGTCTTAATAAGACATCCCCGCCCGCATTCGGCCAGTCAACAGTGGACATTCGCACGCTCATTGCACCATCCCAACGCATACTACGCGCAAAGCGACGGTCGATCACGCCGCAACAGGCACACCCACGCCCCATGACGCCCCCACGCACCCCCACGCACCCCCACGCACCCCCACGCACCCCCACGCACCCACACGACGCCCGGGCCACGCCCGCCCCGCTGCTCTACGCTTAGCCCCTGGCACGCGGCGTGCGGTTCACGAGATAGATGCTGACGACAATCAGCACAAGCCCAATCAGCAGGTAATCTGTGAACGGCTCGTGCAGAAACAACGTGCCGAGGAAAATTGCGATGAGCGGCACAAGGAACGTGAACGAGGCCACTTTGCTGGCGTCGCCGGATCGGACCAAAGTAAAGAAGACCACCCACGAGATAGGAATGCCAAACACTGCGCCGTAGATGAGGCCGCAGAGATACGGCGCGTTCCAAACGATACTCGACCAGTGCTCGAAGCCGGATCCGACGGCGGTCATCACCAACCCACCGATACCGCACTGAAAGGCCACCAGCCACAAGGCGTCCACGCGGTTGCCAATCTTTTTCACATAGATGGTTCCGATTGCCCACCCGACGGCGGTCGCGATAGCCAGGATGATGCCGATTGGCGAGACGTGCCCCGAGATGCTCGAGACACTAATGACACCGACGCCAACGAATCCGAGGAGCAGCCCGACCAATTTCAAAACCGACAGCCGTTCGCCGAGCCACAACCATGTCAGCAAACCAATCAGCACTGGCTGCAAATACACAACCACCGTAAACAATCCCTCAGGCAAATAGCGCAAACCGACAGTCTGCAGACCATAGAACACGATCGCGTTAAAAAAAGCAGCAATGAGATAAATATGCCAAGTTTGTTTCCATCGAATTTCCCGGTACTTCGGCAACCTCACGATACCGAGCAGAATACCGCCAATCAGCGTTCGCAATCCGGCGAACAAAATGGGCGGCGTATCATTCAATGCAATTTTGTAAATCGGCCAACTGACTCCCCACATAATCACCAATGCGGCTATGAGGAGGACAGATTTGGTTCTCGACGCTCTCCCACGGTGAACCCTCCCCATCTTTGTGCACAAAGAGAACCGCTCATCGCAGTCATGCGGATGAACGGTTCTTCATATACCCTTTGACTCGTACGCACAAACCCAAATGACGGTATGCCGTCACATTAAACGACTGGGAACCAGCCCGGCGTGTTGATAATCGCCTGCCAAAGCGGTTCAGGTATCACCAGGGTTTCGCGGTCATTCTTCGACAGCGTGGTTCGGATTTCGGACTCGCGTCCTTGCTCCACCTTTTCTACCCAATCCGGTTCCATGATAAGTTCGCGACCGAGTGCAATCAGCGGCACCCCTGTCTCCAGTGCCTTTCGTGCTTCGTCGGGTGTATGAATCGATCCGACCCCCATCACCGGCACCCGCTCACCCACTTGCCGCTGAATCAACGCCAACCGGGTCTGCGACGTATCCGCACCCGTATGCGGCTTCGACCAAAAGTCCATCAACGAGACGTGTAGATAATCGAGTGGCTGATCCGCCAATCGATCGACCAACGCCAGCGTATCGTTCATGGTGATACCAGGCGTTGTCGGCTCCTCAGGAGAAAACCGGTAGCCAACCAAAAACGGTCGATTTGCGTGTTCACGGACCACCCGCGTCACTTCATCGACAATCGCCAATGGGAAGGCCATACGCTTTTCCAGACTGCCACCCCATTCGTCGGTACGACGGTTGGAATGCGGTGAGAAAAACTGCTGTATCAAGTAACCATTGGCGCCGTGAATCTCGACCCCATCGTACCCAGCCTCGATAGCACGCCGCGTGGCTTCGCCAAACGCCGTCACAATATCGCGAATCTCCGCGTCCTCAAGCGCGCGCGGGACGACGGCACCCTCTGCCTCATTCGCCACGGCACTGGCGCTGACGACGTCGCCATTTGGCACCAGTTCTGGCGGGCAACTGCGGCCACCGTGGAAAATCTGCAGCACCGCCTTCGCGCCCTTCGCCTGAATCGCTTGCGCGAGGCGCCGCAAACTCGGAATCATCTCATCCCGATGCGCTGCAAATTCGCCATGGAATCCCTTTCCATTTTCCGTCACGTTCGCGCAGGCTGTAATGACCATGCCGACGCCGCCCGATCGGCGAGCGTAATATGCCACCTCATCATCCGACACCGTACCGTCATCGTGGGACGAAAAGTTGGTCATCGGCGCCATGACAATTCGATTCTTAACCTCCACGCCACTTCGCAGCGTCATCGATTGAAATAACGGTTGATACACTGAATTCACTGCACTTCGCTCCTTGTCAAAAGGCAAGTTTCTCTCTCATCATGCCCCGAATGGCACTCCTCTACCATCCTACTAGTTACAAAAAGGAAGTGCAAATGCTGGGCGCACCAAAAGACCACAGCCCATTCACAGAGGCTGTGGTCTATTTGGTCCATTCGAAAGATATGGTATTGCGTCGCCGAAATCAGACGAACGCGTCTTGTCATCCATCACATCGGAGCTGGTGCAGCATCCAGTCAGATACCGCTCGACGATTAGTCGAGGTTAATCCACACGTCCTTCACTTCTGTATAGTTGTTCAACGCATACGATCCCATCTCGCGCCCGATACCGGATTGCTTGTATCCGCCAAACGGCGCCGCCGCATCAAAGGCATTGTAGCAGTTCACCCACACCGTTCCGGCTTTGAGCTTGCTGGCTACGTAGTGTGCACTGCGCACGTTTTCCGTCCACAATCCAGCCGCCAATCCATACTCGCTGTTATTGGCGCGGCGAATCACTTCGTCGAGGTCTTCAAACGGCATCGCCGCGACGACAGGTCCAAAGATCTCCTCTTTGGCAATCGCCATATCGTCTTGCACATTGGCAAAAATCGTCGGCGATACAAAGTACCCTTGGTCGTACGGACGTTGCCCGCCTACGAGCAGTTCTGCACCGTCGTTCAAACCGCTGTCAATGTACCCCAACACCTTGTTCTGCTGCTCGTCGGAGACCAGCGGCCCCATTTCCGTGTCCGCTTCCAGGCCATTGCCTTGGCGGATATTCTTCGCCAACGACACCAAGTCCGCCACGACGTTGTCGTACGATTTCTTCTGAATGAAGAGCCGTGATCCTGCGCAGCAAACCTGCCCCTGGTTAAACATAATCCCCATCAGGGCACCCGGAATCGCGCGCGACAAGTCGGCGTCGGGCAAAATGATATTCGGGGACTTGCCTCCGAGTTCCAGCGTCACGCGCTTCAGCGAGTCCGCCGCCTGACGCATAATCAACTTCCCAACTTCAGTCGATCCCGTGAAGGCCACCTTGTTCACCTGCGGGTGATTGACGAGGGGCGCCCCAGCCGTTTCGCCAAAACCAGGCACCACGTTCACGACGCCGTCGGGGAACCCGGCTTCCTGTACCAATGACGCGAGGTACAAGGCCGACAACGGCGTCTGCTCAGCCGGTTTGAGCACGATGGTACATCCCATCGCGAGCGCCGCGCCCATCTTCCACGCCGCCATCAAAAGCGGGAAGTTCCAGGGGATAATCTGCCCCACGACACCGACCGGCTCGTGACGCGTGTAATTGAAAAAGTTCCCATTTACAGGAATCGTTTGCCCGACGATTTTTGATGCCCAACCTGCGTAATATCGAAAATGCTCAATCGCGAGTGGCACGTCTGCATTCGTCGTCTCCCGAATGGGCTTGCCGTTGTCCAGCGTGTCAATCTGAGCCAATTCCTCTTTATGCGCTTCCATTAAATCCGCTAGTTTATACAGAAGCCGCCCGCGTTCGGCGCCGCTCATGGTCGACCATGGGCCCTCGTCAAACGCGCGGCGGGCAGCAGCCACAGCGCGATTGATATCCTCGGCCTCGGCCTCAGACACAACCGCCAGCACTTCGCCCGTTGCTGGATTTACCGTTTCAAATGTCTTTCCTGATGCAGAAGGTACAAACTTCCCATCGATGAACAGTTCCTTGGTCCCACGGAGAAACGCAACGACATTGTCATGAACGTGTAACTGGTTTACCGCCATTCAACTTTGCCCTCCTTGGTTCTAAAGTAAAGTGTTCGAAAGACCAATGGAAATCGCTTTCATAAACATCATAGGCATTTTCAAATTGTTGGTCAATTGAGAATTTTGTCGATTTCATAGCTGTTTTGAAGAAATCTGTCGTCCACGCGAAACAAGCGCGATGTGTTGCAGTTGAGTTGCATCAGTAGAACTCCGTCATTCAATTTCGTAAAATAGTAAATGTCAAATCATTCAGGAGGATCGCATAGACAATGACCGAAAAGACCACAGCAGCTTATGGCAGTTGGAAATCCCCTATCACATCCGACTTGATTGTACAGGGAACTACGCCCGTCGTCAGTGCATCGTTTCACGACGGTGTGCTCTACTTTATCGAAGCAAGACCCGCAGAGCAGGGACGCAATACGATACTTGCACTCGGTGCAAATCAGGAAGTTCGGGAGTTGACCAAAGCCCCATACAACGTCCGCACACGCGTTCACGAGTACGGTGGCGCACCGTACGTCGTACACCAAGGCGAAGTTATCTTCTCAAACTTTGCCGACAACTTACTCTACCGACGCGCGGCAGATGGTCAGATTTCAGCCATCACGTCGAATTCGAACCACCGCTATGCCGACGGTGTCGCCCATCCAACGAGTGGGCGGTTGTTCTTCGTGCGCGAAGATCATACCAAATCTTCCATTCAAGCCGAGACCACGCTCGTCACCATGAACCTCGATGGCAGCGATGAGCGCGTCATCGTCCAAGGCAACGACTTCTATTCCAATCCGCGCTTGAGTCCGGATGGCAAAAGGCTCGCCTGGTTGACCTGGAATCATCCCAACATGCCCTGGGATGAGACGAGCCTTTGGATTGGCGACGTAGCCGCGGATGGCAGCGTCACAAACGCCGTACAAGTCGCAGGGGGTAACGGCGAATCGGTCATCCAACCGAAATGGTCCCCAAGTGGTCAACTCTACTACGTATCGGACAAGTCGAACTGGTGGAACTTGTACCGCCTAGAAGAGGGACAAGCAAAAGCCCTCTACCCGATGGACGCTGAATTTGGCGTGCCCAGTTGGCAGTTCGGCTTCTCCAACTACGACTTTTTGGATGACTCGACTATCCTCGCGGCCTACACGCAAAACGGTACCTGGTACTTGGCGAAAATCCATGTGAACGAGGGTAAACTGACAGTCATTGACACCCCATACACCTCCTTTTCGTCAGTGCACACAAACCGTCATTCCAACCATCACGATGCTGTATTCATCGCCGCGTCACCGACGACGTTCCCGAGTGTCGTTCGCTTTGATGTGAGAAACAACACCGCAAATGTCGTGCGCTCCTCTGGAGATCTGTCCATCGACACCGCCTACCTGTCCATCCCGGAGGCCATTGAGTACCCAACCGAGGGCGGGAAAACGGCGCACGCCATCTATTACCGGCCAAACAATCGCGATTACCAAGCGCCGGTAAACGAGAAACCGCCGCTCCTCGTGCACGTGCACGGCGGTCCGACGTCCGCCTCGTCACCTGTCTTGGACTTGTCCACGCAGTACTGGACGAGCCGCGGATTCGCGGTGGTTGATGTAAACTACGGCGGATCCACCGGATACGGCCGCGAGTACCGAGATCGTTTAAAAGGCAACTGGGGCATAGTCGATGTCCAGGATGCCGTCAGCGCAGTGCGCTACCTCATTGACAAGGGCGAGGTTGACCCACAACGCGTCGCCATTGCCGGCGGCAGCGCTGGCGGCTACACGACGCTCGCGTCGCTTGTGTTCACGGACGTCTACGCGGCGGGCGCAAGCCATTTCGGTTTAAGCGAACTGGAAATCTTCGCCCAGGAAACGCACAAATTTGAATCGCGCTACATGGACGGCCTTATCGGTCCCTATCCAGAGGCCAAGGACGTGTACTACAACCGCTCCCCCATCAACTTCACGGACAAATTGTCCTGCCCGGTCATTTTCTTTCAGGGATTGGACGACAAAATTGTCCCACCCAATCAGGCCGAGTTGATGGTTGACGCACTCAAGAAAAAAGGACTGCCGGTCGCCTACGTCGCATTCGAAGGTGAAGGCCACGGCTTCCGCATGGCGCAGAACATCAAGCGTTCACTCGACGGTGAATTCTATTTCTACAGCCGAGTCTTTGGTTTCACACCTGCAGATGAGATTCCTCCCGTCCATATCGACAACCTGTGAGAATCCCCTTTGTATCATCCTCGGTCGCACGAAGAGGCTGGCGAACACCAGCCTCTGACCGACGCGCAATTCAGAATACACGAGCCCGCTTGTCCCCCATCCATAGGCGATTTTCTATCCGGATGAACCTGTGTTACGATGCACCAGTAACAAATCCATATCAGGTATCATAATGGAACTGAATTATGGCAAGAGAGGGGCTATGCAACACAATGAGCACCATGAATCCCACATCCGCAAATCCCGTCCCGCGCCGTGGCAACATGGCACTGTACGCGTTGACGGTCGGCGCATTTGGGATTGGCATGACCGAATTTATCATCATGGGGCTGCTGCCAAACGTGGCAGACAACCTACACGTCACAATACCCGCGGCCGGATTGCTCATCACGGGCTACGCACTAGGCGTGGCTATCGGAGCGCCCATCCTGACCGTCGCCACACACAAAATGCCGCGCAAGGCACTCCTACTGATGTTGATGGGCATTTTCATTGTCGGCAACGGGCTGTCCGCATTGGCACCGAACTATTCCGTCCTCATGATCGCGCGAGTGATTGCGGCATTGGCGCATGGCTCCTTTTTCGGAGTCGGATCCGTCGTCGCCTCCGAATTGGTTCCAAAAGAACGGCGTGCCGCCGCCATCGCGACCATGTTTACGGGACTCACGCTCGCGAACATCCTCGGGGTGCCCATCGGGACATTTCTCGAGCAGCACTACGGGTGGAGATCGACATTTTGGCTCATTACAGCCCTTGGCTTTGTAGCACTCTTGGGGATTATTCAACTCGTTCCGCGCGTAGAAGCGGCAACTTCGAGCCTGAAACAGGAACTATCCGTACTGCGCAGTCCGCGCGTGATTGTCGCCTTGTGTATGACCGTCTTTGGCTTTGGCGGCGTCTTCACCGCGTTCACGTATATTACGCCTATCCTTGAGAACATCACGAAGTTCTCGCCTGGCATGGTATCTATCATCCTCGTCATCTTCGGCGTCGGCATCACTGTGGGAAATATCTACGGCGGAAAGCTCGCAGACAGGAAACTGATGCCATCCCTGACGGGTATTCTCGTTCTGCTCGCAATCATTTTGGCAGTGTTTAGCATCACCGATGAGAACAAGCCGCTCGCCATCTTCACCATCCTCGTGTGGGGGGCTGCCGCCTTCGGCATTGTTCCAGGGCTGCAAGTGCGCACGCTCAACGTGGCAAAAGCGGCGCCGACCGTCGCTTCAGCACTCAACATCGCCGCGTTCAACCTCGGCAACGCGGGCGGCGCATTTCTTGGCGGCGTGATCATCAGCGGCATCAGCCTTCGCGCCGTGCCCATTGCCGCCGCGCTAATTACCGTCGTCGGCATTCTTCTAGCGCTCGTCAGCATGCTCCAGGACAGAGCGCGCCGCGCCTAGCTGAAGGCCTGACGTTGTGGTGACGAGTCATACAGCAATGTAAAACGAAGACGAACGCGGCGTTCCAATCCACCGCGTTCGTCCCTTCATAAAATAAAGCGCTCGATTCAATTACAAGTCCAGGTGACTCGCACTCTGTTCATCAAGAATCACTGTGACGTCCTTATGAAGTTGTAAAATGCTCGCCGGAACATCTGTACGAATTCCATCTTTCAGTGCTTCACGGATAATTTCAGCCTTATGCTCTCCGAACGCCAAGAGAATGATTTGTTTCGCTTGCAATATCGATTGCACGCCCATTGTGATGGCTTGCCGAGGAACTTCCTCTTCATTTTGAAAAAATCGCGCGTTCATCTTAATCGTTTCCGCTGACAAGTTTACGACGTGTGTACCTGTGATCAGCGTATGACTGGGTTCGTTAAAACCAATATGTCCGTTCACACCAATACCCAATATTTGAATATCGATAGGGTTTTTTCGTATCACTGCATTGTACCGTTCGCATTCTGCTGCTAAGTCCGATGCGATTCCATTGGGTAAATGAGTCGATTCTGCAGGAATCCCCACCTTTGAAAACAGATGCTCATTCATGAACGCACGATAGCTTTGCGGATGGTCAGGTGCAAGTCCGATGTATTCGTCTAAGTTCAGCGTCGTGACATGGGAAACATCCAGCCCACAACGAACCAGATTCACAAATGCTTCATATAAAGGGATGACCGTTCCGCCCGTCGCCAGGCCGAGGACGGGTCGCTCCTTAGAGGTGACAACTCGTTCCAGTATCGACGCAGCATAAATGCCTGCATCGGACGGCGTACGAAACACTCGAATATTCATGTTCTCTCCTCCATCTTCGCATCTTCTCCTGATGGGATTATCATCTTTCATCTATAGCGTACTATTCACCAGATTCAGCCGATGGTGTTGCATAAACCTCCTGAATGACTTTCTTTCCAAAAGGCCATTCCTTCTTCCGATATGCCCAAATCAAGAATGCAATGATACCCAGAGCAGTCCAGATCATCGCTAGACGGATGGCCGACCAGCCGGACGAGTAAAACACGTAAGCCCATCCAATGAAAGCGAGAATACTCGGAATCGGGTACAGCCATTGACGAAATGGTCGTTTCAAGTTCGGTTGACGTTTCCTGAGGACCGTTAAGGCGACAATTTGTCCCATAAATTGAATCACGATTGCCATTGCCATCAGCGCATTAATGATTGTGGTTAAGTTAAAGAAGCAGCAGATGGCCATGATGACACCCATCACGAGAAGACTCACATGCGGGAAATTCAGTTTCGGATGCAACTTAGCAAAGGATTTAAAGAACAAACCGTCACGCGCCGCGTTATAAGGAAGTCGGGAGGCCCCAAGAAGACCCGCGTACACAGATGCAAAACAAGTCCAAATAATTAACACCGTGATAATAATCGCGCCAGGACGCCCCCAAACGCTTTGAACCAACTGCGTACCGATATCGGTACTCTTCATCGCCGTCTGCCACGGGATGTTTCCGATGATGCCTATGTTCATGCTGAGATCGATCATAGCGACGAATAGAATCGCCATGAGAATCGCACGAGGAATCGTCTTACCGGGATTGGAAACCTCATCTCCAAGGTACGACGCCGTGTAGTAGCCCAGGTAGTCGTAAATCGAAAGCAACATTCCACTCCCGAGGCCAAGCAGGAATTTCGACGGCGCAAATGCGTTAGGTGGGAACGAGAAAGCGACATGCGCATTAAAGTGTGTAGAAGCAGCAATGATGACCATCACGACCGTGAGGATGACACCTATCCACAACACAGTCGTCAACTTTGCGACAGAATGAATTCTCCGCCAGAGCAGCGCTATGGTCATGATCGTAATAAAGACTGCGACCAATTTAGACTCAAGGCCTGTCATGTGCGGGAAGAAGTATCCCAGGTACTGCGTAAGACCAATTGCACCCGTGGACATGATGAGGGGTGTGACGATAATCGTAGACCAGATAAAGAGAAAT
Above is a genomic segment from Alicyclobacillus acidoterrestris containing:
- a CDS encoding MFS transporter, whose protein sequence is MSTMNPTSANPVPRRGNMALYALTVGAFGIGMTEFIIMGLLPNVADNLHVTIPAAGLLITGYALGVAIGAPILTVATHKMPRKALLLMLMGIFIVGNGLSALAPNYSVLMIARVIAALAHGSFFGVGSVVASELVPKERRAAAIATMFTGLTLANILGVPIGTFLEQHYGWRSTFWLITALGFVALLGIIQLVPRVEAATSSLKQELSVLRSPRVIVALCMTVFGFGGVFTAFTYITPILENITKFSPGMVSIILVIFGVGITVGNIYGGKLADRKLMPSLTGILVLLAIILAVFSITDENKPLAIFTILVWGAAAFGIVPGLQVRTLNVAKAAPTVASALNIAAFNLGNAGGAFLGGVIISGISLRAVPIAAALITVVGILLALVSMLQDRARRA
- a CDS encoding IS256 family transposase, with amino-acid sequence MYQTNKELLAAQLEMEMSKFIQERLELIMREEIHNFLTVEHPELKNSRNGYYTRTLDTRFGRIEDLHVPRDREGEFQTSIFEPYSRRDAWLEETIIAMYKGGMSTREVGQFIERMLGVQYSPTTISNITNIVLQDVDAWRKRPLKRRYSVVYMDGMYVALKRDTVDNESIYVVMGIDEDGHREILGYYVGGTESATSCREIFNDLRARGLEEILIGVADGLTGLQEAFLSVYPKADFQRCVVHKLRNIIVKVRAKDKATVLADLKGVYSSETYEEALGCFRQFESKWNAKYPREVQSWREDLDNLLVFYKYPAAIRYAIYTTNAIERTIKEIRKRVKPMNSIANLEAAEKIVYLFATGYNEKWSKRALRGFADTGTQKRLREMFAERYGTEETK
- a CDS encoding APC family permease, whose translation is MAQREGQRLERGIGLFQATATNMSQMMGAGPFITIPIILQEMGGPQAVFGWMTGAILAALDGLVWSELGSAMPGEGGTYVYLREAFQYRSGKLMPFLFIWSTIIVTPLIMSTGAIGLTQYLGYFFPHMTGLESKLVAVFITIMTIALLWRRIHSVAKLTTVLWIGVILTVVMVIIAASTHFNAHVAFSFPPNAFAPSKFLLGLGSGMLLSIYDYLGYYTASYLGDEVSNPGKTIPRAILMAILFVAMIDLSMNIGIIGNIPWQTAMKSTDIGTQLVQSVWGRPGAIIITVLIIWTCFASVYAGLLGASRLPYNAARDGLFFKSFAKLHPKLNFPHVSLLVMGVIMAICCFFNLTTIINALMAMAIVIQFMGQIVALTVLRKRQPNLKRPFRQWLYPIPSILAFIGWAYVFYSSGWSAIRLAMIWTALGIIAFLIWAYRKKEWPFGKKVIQEVYATPSAESGE
- a CDS encoding aldehyde dehydrogenase family protein, whose protein sequence is MAVNQLHVHDNVVAFLRGTKELFIDGKFVPSASGKTFETVNPATGEVLAVVSEAEAEDINRAVAAARRAFDEGPWSTMSGAERGRLLYKLADLMEAHKEELAQIDTLDNGKPIRETTNADVPLAIEHFRYYAGWASKIVGQTIPVNGNFFNYTRHEPVGVVGQIIPWNFPLLMAAWKMGAALAMGCTIVLKPAEQTPLSALYLASLVQEAGFPDGVVNVVPGFGETAGAPLVNHPQVNKVAFTGSTEVGKLIMRQAADSLKRVTLELGGKSPNIILPDADLSRAIPGALMGIMFNQGQVCCAGSRLFIQKKSYDNVVADLVSLAKNIRQGNGLEADTEMGPLVSDEQQNKVLGYIDSGLNDGAELLVGGQRPYDQGYFVSPTIFANVQDDMAIAKEEIFGPVVAAMPFEDLDEVIRRANNSEYGLAAGLWTENVRSAHYVASKLKAGTVWVNCYNAFDAAAPFGGYKQSGIGREMGSYALNNYTEVKDVWINLD
- a CDS encoding NADH-dependent flavin oxidoreductase; the protein is MNSVYQPLFQSMTLRSGVEVKNRIVMAPMTNFSSHDDGTVSDDEVAYYARRSGGVGMVITACANVTENGKGFHGEFAAHRDEMIPSLRRLAQAIQAKGAKAVLQIFHGGRSCPPELVPNGDVVSASAVANEAEGAVVPRALEDAEIRDIVTAFGEATRRAIEAGYDGVEIHGANGYLIQQFFSPHSNRRTDEWGGSLEKRMAFPLAIVDEVTRVVREHANRPFLVGYRFSPEEPTTPGITMNDTLALVDRLADQPLDYLHVSLMDFWSKPHTGADTSQTRLALIQRQVGERVPVMGVGSIHTPDEARKALETGVPLIALGRELIMEPDWVEKVEQGRESEIRTTLSKNDRETLVIPEPLWQAIINTPGWFPVV
- a CDS encoding S9 family peptidase, producing the protein MTEKTTAAYGSWKSPITSDLIVQGTTPVVSASFHDGVLYFIEARPAEQGRNTILALGANQEVRELTKAPYNVRTRVHEYGGAPYVVHQGEVIFSNFADNLLYRRAADGQISAITSNSNHRYADGVAHPTSGRLFFVREDHTKSSIQAETTLVTMNLDGSDERVIVQGNDFYSNPRLSPDGKRLAWLTWNHPNMPWDETSLWIGDVAADGSVTNAVQVAGGNGESVIQPKWSPSGQLYYVSDKSNWWNLYRLEEGQAKALYPMDAEFGVPSWQFGFSNYDFLDDSTILAAYTQNGTWYLAKIHVNEGKLTVIDTPYTSFSSVHTNRHSNHHDAVFIAASPTTFPSVVRFDVRNNTANVVRSSGDLSIDTAYLSIPEAIEYPTEGGKTAHAIYYRPNNRDYQAPVNEKPPLLVHVHGGPTSASSPVLDLSTQYWTSRGFAVVDVNYGGSTGYGREYRDRLKGNWGIVDVQDAVSAVRYLIDKGEVDPQRVAIAGGSAGGYTTLASLVFTDVYAAGASHFGLSELEIFAQETHKFESRYMDGLIGPYPEAKDVYYNRSPINFTDKLSCPVIFFQGLDDKIVPPNQAELMVDALKKKGLPVAYVAFEGEGHGFRMAQNIKRSLDGEFYFYSRVFGFTPADEIPPVHIDNL
- the nagB gene encoding glucosamine-6-phosphate deaminase, with product MNIRVFRTPSDAGIYAASILERVVTSKERPVLGLATGGTVIPLYEAFVNLVRCGLDVSHVTTLNLDEYIGLAPDHPQSYRAFMNEHLFSKVGIPAESTHLPNGIASDLAAECERYNAVIRKNPIDIQILGIGVNGHIGFNEPSHTLITGTHVVNLSAETIKMNARFFQNEEEVPRQAITMGVQSILQAKQIILLAFGEHKAEIIREALKDGIRTDVPASILQLHKDVTVILDEQSASHLDL
- a CDS encoding DMT family transporter, which encodes MGRVHRGRASRTKSVLLIAALVIMWGVSWPIYKIALNDTPPILFAGLRTLIGGILLGIVRLPKYREIRWKQTWHIYLIAAFFNAIVFYGLQTVGLRYLPEGLFTVVVYLQPVLIGLLTWLWLGERLSVLKLVGLLLGFVGVGVISVSSISGHVSPIGIILAIATAVGWAIGTIYVKKIGNRVDALWLVAFQCGIGGLVMTAVGSGFEHWSSIVWNAPYLCGLIYGAVFGIPISWVVFFTLVRSGDASKVASFTFLVPLIAIFLGTLFLHEPFTDYLLIGLVLIVVSIYLVNRTPRARG